In Paroedura picta isolate Pp20150507F chromosome 1, Ppicta_v3.0, whole genome shotgun sequence, the following are encoded in one genomic region:
- the NPM1 gene encoding nucleophosmin, producing the protein MEDSNMDMENMGSLRPQTFLFGCELKADKDYHFKVNDEENEHQLSLRTVSLGAGAKDELHVVEAEALDYEGNQITVTLASLKMSVQPTVSLGGFEITPPVILRLKCGSGPVYVSGQHLVALEEEPESEDEEEEKVVNTSTKRPSNVALSKVPQKKAKLLEEVDDDDDDEEEDDDDDDDDDEDEEDEEEVKTPAKKLARDSSAKNTPKSNQNGKDSKPVTPAKSKTPESHKEKKPQTPKSPKPVTLEEMKAKMQAQVQKGTILPKVEAKFVNYIKNCFRTEDQKIIQALWQWRQTL; encoded by the exons ATGGAGGACAGCAACATGGACATGGAGAACATGGGCTCCCTGCGGCCGCAGACCTTCCTCTTCG GTTGTGAACTAAAGGCAGACAAGGACTATCACTTCAAGGTGAATGATGAAGAAAATGAACATCAGCTCTCATTAAGAACA GTCAGTTTAGGAGCTGGTGCTAAAGATGAGTTGCACGTGGTGGAAGCAGAAGCCCTGGACTACGAAGGCAACCAGATTACAGTCACACTGGCATCCTTGAAAATGTCGGTGCAGCCCACG GTTTCATTAGGAGGCTTTGAAATCACACCACCGGTAATTCTGCGGTTGAAATGTGGCTCTGGGCCTGTCTATGTCAGTGGTCAACACCTTGTGG CATTAGAAGAAGAGCCCGAATcggaagatgaggaagaagagaaggttgTGAACACTTCAACAAAGAGGCCCTCCAATGTGGCACTGAGTAAAGTTCCACAG AAAAAAGCAAAACTGTTGGAGgaagttgatgatgatgatgacgatgaagaggaggatgatgatgatgatgatga TGATGATGAGGacgaggaggatgaagaggaagtGAAGACTCCAGCGAAAAAA CTGGCCCGCGATTCTTCTGCGAAAAACACACCCAAATCCAACCAGAATGGGAAAGATTCGAAGCCGGTGACCCCAGCTAAGTCGAAA ACTCCCGAGTCTCATAAGGAGAAGAAACCACAAACTCCAAAATCACCGAAACCCGTTACTCTAGAGGAGATGAAGGCAAAAATGCAGGCACAAGTACAAAAG GGAACTATTCTTCCTAAAGTGGAAGCCAAGTTTGTGAATTACATTAAGAATTGCTTCAGGACAGAGGATCAGAAG ATTATCCAAGCACTCTGGCAGTGGAGGCAGACTTTGTAA